A stretch of Mucilaginibacter terrae DNA encodes these proteins:
- a CDS encoding acyltransferase translates to MSLKDKIKDNPGLKKLVHRMLIPKGEAAPRLWVKWFLNPFLHKKGSGSKIRRRTRIDVLPFNKFEMGKGSTIEDFCTINNGVGDVIIGDNSLVGMSNVIIGPVNIGNNVIMAQNIVVSALNHEYRDVTMSIQAQKILTNPIVIEDDCWIAANSVITSGVTIGKHSVVAANAVVTKNVPPFSVVAGNPAKIIKQYDFEKQDWVRV, encoded by the coding sequence ATGTCGCTTAAAGATAAAATAAAGGATAACCCCGGGCTTAAAAAGCTGGTGCACCGTATGCTCATACCCAAAGGTGAAGCAGCACCACGGCTTTGGGTAAAGTGGTTTTTGAATCCGTTTTTACATAAAAAAGGTAGTGGCTCTAAAATTCGTCGTCGTACGCGGATTGATGTGTTGCCGTTCAACAAGTTTGAAATGGGCAAAGGCTCAACCATTGAAGATTTTTGCACCATTAATAATGGCGTGGGCGATGTAATTATTGGTGATAATAGTTTGGTGGGTATGAGCAATGTAATTATTGGCCCGGTTAATATTGGCAACAATGTAATTATGGCGCAAAACATTGTGGTAAGCGCACTAAACCATGAGTACCGCGATGTTACCATGTCTATTCAGGCCCAGAAAATATTAACCAATCCTATTGTTATTGAGGATGATTGCTGGATAGCCGCCAATTCGGTAATTACCTCGGGCGTTACCATTGGTAAGCATAGTGTGGTTGCAGCCAATGCGGTGGTGACTAAAAATGTTCCGCCGTTTTCGGTTGTGGCGGGTAACCCGGCCAAAATAATCAAGCAGTATGATTTTGAGAAGCAGGATTGGGTGAGAGTTTGA